Proteins encoded by one window of Cucurbita pepo subsp. pepo cultivar mu-cu-16 chromosome LG14, ASM280686v2, whole genome shotgun sequence:
- the LOC111810658 gene encoding RING-H2 finger protein ATL22-like produces MLLFLLLLCLVCFLCLFSPASTSELCFHSSCDGDFQTIQFPFRIENQQPKSCGYPGFDLTCPSTGQPLLHLPSSGDFTVQYIDYENQEILVNDPNKCLPRKILSLELSGSPFHGTNSEDFTFFNCSWSDPIPSEFNLNPIYCLSGLSYAVFASPSSFVNEILSSSCVAMKTVSVPYSWSFSTDLTNDLRLGWKKPNCRRCESHGGICGLKPNSTDQIQCKHSAQPRHGIPRGARYAVSIGVGVPATMCILGFLCCFCARVRSYSRGRNSSIEAHWVISSRPTLMGLDEPTIDSYPKIELGESLRLPKPNDNICAICLSEYRPKETVKSIPQCQHFFHQDCIDEWLRLNPSCPVCRMPPVKSPPSDSSL; encoded by the exons ATgcttctttttctcctcttgCTCTGTTTAGTCTGTTTCCTCTGTTTGTTCAGCCCTGCATCCACCTCTGAACTCTGTTTCCACTCCAGCTGCGATGGCGATTTTCAGACCATTCAATTCCCTTTCAGAATTGAAAACCAACAGCCCAAATCATGTGGGTATCCAGGCTTTGATTTGACCTGCCCCTCCACAGGTCAACCACTTCTCCATCTTCCTTCTTCAGGGGATTTCACTGTTCAGTACATAGATTACGAGAACCAAGAAATTTTGGTCAATGATCCAAACAAATGTCTTCCCCGAAAGATTCTGTCTCTCGAGCTTTCTGGGTCGCCGTTTCATGGCACAAATAGTGAAGATTTCACCTTCTTTAATTGTTCGTGGAGTGATCCAATCCCATCTGAGTTTAACTTGAATCCAATATATTGCCTCAGTGGGTTGTCGTATGCAGTTTTCGCATCACCTTCTTCATTTGTAAATGAGATTTTGTCGTCGAGTTGTGTTGCGATGAAGACTGTATCGGTGCCGTATTCATGGTCGTTTTCGACGGATTTGACGAATGATCTTCGATTGGGGTGGAAAAAGCCTAATTGTAGAAGGTGCGAGTCACACGGTGGAATATGTGGCCTCAAACCCAATTCTACCGATCAAATCCAATGCAAACACAGTGCTCAACCTCGACATG ggATCCCGAGAGGTGCTCGCTATGCTGTATCCATAGGAGTGGGAGTCCCAGCGACCATGTGCATTTTGGGCTTCTTATGTTGCTTTTGTGCTCGAGTCAGATCCTACTCGAGAGGCCGAAACTCCAGCATTGAGGCCCATTGGGTCATCTCTTCTCGGCCCACTTTAATGGGCCTAGATGAGCCCACTATCGATTCCTATCCAAAAATTGAATTGGGTGAAAGCCTGCGTCTACCAAAGCCCAATGACAATATTTGCGCAATTTGCCTGTCGGAATATCGGCCCAAAGAGACTGTGAAGAGTATACCCCAATGTCAACATTTCTTCCATCAAGATTGTATTGATGAATGGCTGCGATTGAATCCCTCCTGCCCTGTTTGTAGAATGCCTCCCGTCAAATCTCCGCCGTCCGATTCTTCCCTCTAA